The genomic DNA CGACCCGTGGCTGTCGCAGCTTGACTGGAGCGGTCAGGAAGTCCGGATGGTaaaaggcaagaagaaagGGGATCCACCACGTCCGGCTGCACGACAGAAAAAGCCAGGAATGCCTATGTGGTACAAGGACCTCTTCAGTACTAATGATGCGGAGATCGCACTCACTGTGCGCACCCGTATCGCGCCTTTACTTCTCCGCATGGCATGGGACGGTCATCCTCTCATTTGGTCAGACAAGTACGGATTCACATTCAAAGTCCCGCATTCGCACTCGCAAAAGTATCGTGACCAAGGCATGACTGAATGCGAcatgatggaggaggagaactTGTCGCTGCACGACGACCTGGATCACACTTACTTCAAGTTGCCTCACAAAGACGGGCCCGAAGCGCGCTGCACTTCACCCCTTGCGAAAGGATATCTTCGATATTTCGAGAACGGCACCTTGTCTTCCGAATATGCATATGCCAAGGAAGCTCTGGAAATGAACGCGTCGTGCTCATATTGGATCAGCGCTCGTGATCGCATCATGTCGCAGATGGTCGTTTATGAGAAGGAGCACGACGCTTCGGTCTCCAGTGATCTGGGTTACATTCTGCCACAAGTCATCCCCATGGGCACCATCACCCGCCGAGCTGTCGAGAACACTTGGCTCACGGCGGCTAATGCCAAAAAGAATCGTGTTGGCTCTGAGCTCAAGAGCATGGTGAAGGCGCCACAAGGATATTCTTTCGTAGGTGCAGATGTCGACAGTCAAGAGTTGTGGATCGCCTCGGTTGTGGGTGATTCGAGTTTCCGAATTCATGGTGGCAATGCCATTGGATTCATGACATTGGAAGGTACGAAAGCAGCAGGCACGGATCTGCACTCGCGCACGGCAAAGATTCTGGGCATATCTCGTAACGATGCCAAAGTCTTCAATTATGGTCGGATCTATGGCGCAGGCCTGAAATTTGCACAAAGCTTACTGCGTCAATTCAATCCTTCTGTGACCGAAGAGCAGGCGAAAATCACCGCAACCAACCTATACCAGGAAACGAAAGGTGCCAAGTCTGGTAGCAAGGCGCTTCGTGATCGCAAGTTCTGGCGTGGCGGGACCGAGAGCCTGGTCTTCAATAAGCTTGAGGACTTTGCGGAGCAGGAACGACCTCGAACGCCTGTCCTTGGAGCAGGCATTACAGAAGCCCTTATGCGACGCTTCATCAGCAAGGGAGGTTTCATGACCAGTCGCATTAACTGGGCAATCCAGTCGTCAGGCGTCGATTATTTGcatctcctcatcatcagcatggaGTATCTTTGCAAGCGATACAACATCAATGCTCGTTTAGCATTGACCGTTCACGATGAGATCCGATATTTGTCGAAGGATGAGGATAAATATCGAACAGCGATGGCGCTTCAAGTCGCCAACGTTTGGACACGAGCCATGTTCAGTCAGCAGATGGGCATCGATGACTTGCCACAGTCGTGCGCCTATTTCAGCGCTGTCGATATTGACCACGTGCTGCGCAAGGAAGTCGACATGGATTGCGTTACACCTTCGCATCCAGACAAGATCCCGCCCGGCGAATCTCTGGacattcttcagcttctggcGAAAGGCGATCAAGCTTACCTGAACCCGGCTGAAATTCCTACCCAGGCTCCACGACCAGAAGCGTTCCAATACACACCTCGGCGACCTATCATGGAGAGTCTGCAAACGCCAAACGCGCAAGCCTACCTTCGAGCTCAAATAGCGTCCTCGCCAGCGGAGCTGAACAAAATCATCCGCGACATGAAAAAGCCCGCCACGAGCAAGAAACCCTTcccagacgaggaagatggcaACGATGGCGGCTTCCGACCAACAAAGCCAGCAACGAAAGCGAAATCCTCATCTAAGCCTCGAACTCGAAAGCCCAAAGCCACAAGAATCCAGCAACCTCTCATCGCAGCGAAGAGAACTTACCCCAACTCTCGAACTTTCGACATGCCTTTCTATGACAATGTCTTCGCCAGAGCCGACGACTGGGCTCAATTCGGCAACGATgtatcgtcttcttcagaaGCCAAGACCACAGGCAAAGGCAACCTCGTCGGCGCACCTTCGACTCTTGGACTAGGTCTTATCAAACGAGCTCCTTTCAATCATGCTTCGACGAGGTCTGTATATCGATCAACTGCGGCGACTACGCCTGTATATTAGTTCAAGAGGAGGAGACTGTAAATATTGTATCAGTCATTATCAGCGACATTGTGTACAGCAGGTGGACAGAATATTGTATGAGTGTGAGACAAAATCTGACGACGACATGGCTGTACCATTttttgttgttgttcttgtAATGATATGATAGCAGCCGCCTGCAGTCCAGTGCAATGTATGAAAAATCTGAAAAGACTGGACAACTTTGCGCTGAGATCTCCATTCATGCCTCCATGGCTCACGCGCTCCATCCTTGCTCAACGCAATGAGTCCATTTCGCCGTCCTTCCAATATTCCGTGACCCAAGACTCTGTTTCGGCTCAAGGGCTTGGAGGCTCAAGGGCTTGGAGGCTCAATGGCAAAATCTAGCGGCTATTCGTTTACACGCGGCATTAATCTTTTGGGGGTTCACAACGAATGACGACGGAACAATTCGGAAAAGCAATTGTGTTTCGAAGGTGTAATGACCGAGGTATTCAGCAATCGAAGCTCATGGAACATTATCGTGCTACGGAGAGAATACCATTCGGTTCGTAGTCGCGGCAGAGTACGAGTAAGGCAACGCGAGAAGCAGTGAGTGCAATTTTGGAAGTAGCTTTTCATTCATTTCTTCATGATGTGCAATTCATCCTAAACACAATGCTCGTAACACATGAGGTATATCTACAATTGGTTGGCAGTGTTGAAATCCGTGAGCGCGACCTGGATACGCTTTGACATGGTCTTCTCACCCTCGCGCACCCACACTCTTGGGTCGTAGTACCTGTAACATTGTTAGCATGTCTGTGAAAGT from Cercospora beticola chromosome 3, complete sequence includes the following:
- the MIP1 gene encoding DNA-directed DNA polymerase gamma mip1 (BUSCO:EOG092603KJ), yielding MRSPCHRQLVNAVERTQQSSLLGRIPLTRSRARKGYATATATQEVQHEPPTRSLAIPTTPRHNEIGVQQVSAYVHSQLFPSPTAPKADEELVALAKDHLARHELLGKTSDTSEPVGFDLPDLQGASLDEHFYRLGMDSAEPYLSLATKYARASPPPRPRRWVQRSGWTKYHPDGTAEPVEYPQEEVITFDTEVMWHETSFPAMACAVSDQHWYAWLSPWLLGESENDRHLIPLGPRNKPRIVVGHNIGYDRARISEEYSLEQSKTFFVDTMSLHVATNGMCSQQRPTWNKHKKERDMQDKIAASDDSADLASLLESGKASFDSEEELWVGRASVNSLRDVAKFHCNITIDKARREWFGELDRAGIVERLDELLDYCAADVDITHKVYKKVLPLFLETSPHPVSFAALRHLSTEILPVDKSWEAFIANAEATYHRLSSGVQERLVDLTERAVAHKSEPGVYRNDPWLSQLDWSGQEVRMVKGKKKGDPPRPAARQKKPGMPMWYKDLFSTNDAEIALTVRTRIAPLLLRMAWDGHPLIWSDKYGFTFKVPHSHSQKYRDQGMTECDMMEEENLSLHDDLDHTYFKLPHKDGPEARCTSPLAKGYLRYFENGTLSSEYAYAKEALEMNASCSYWISARDRIMSQMVVYEKEHDASVSSDLGYILPQVIPMGTITRRAVENTWLTAANAKKNRVGSELKSMVKAPQGYSFVGADVDSQELWIASVVGDSSFRIHGGNAIGFMTLEGTKAAGTDLHSRTAKILGISRNDAKVFNYGRIYGAGLKFAQSLLRQFNPSVTEEQAKITATNLYQETKGAKSGSKALRDRKFWRGGTESLVFNKLEDFAEQERPRTPVLGAGITEALMRRFISKGGFMTSRINWAIQSSGVDYLHLLIISMEYLCKRYNINARLALTVHDEIRYLSKDEDKYRTAMALQVANVWTRAMFSQQMGIDDLPQSCAYFSAVDIDHVLRKEVDMDCVTPSHPDKIPPGESLDILQLLAKGDQAYLNPAEIPTQAPRPEAFQYTPRRPIMESLQTPNAQAYLRAQIASSPAELNKIIRDMKKPATSKKPFPDEEDGNDGGFRPTKPATKAKSSSKPRTRKPKATRIQQPLIAAKRTYPNSRTFDMPFYDNVFARADDWAQFGNDVSSSSEAKTTGKGNLVGAPSTLGLGLIKRAPFNHASTRSVYRSTAATTPVY